A portion of the Trichomycterus rosablanca isolate fTriRos1 chromosome 17, fTriRos1.hap1, whole genome shotgun sequence genome contains these proteins:
- the gcshb gene encoding glycine cleavage system protein H (aminomethyl carrier), b: protein MAMCALFRRFSAILPALSGAVHVSRCQTLQKTNILRAFSTTSCLTEALRFTDKHEWVRVEGSIGTVGISNYAQEALGDVVYCGLPEVGTKLQPMDEFGALESVKAASELYSPLSGDVVEINTELTENPNLVNSSCYDRGWLIKMTIENPGELEALMDETAYEKYVKSLE from the exons ATGGCGATGTGCGCGCTGTTCCGGCGCTTTTCTGCGATTCTACCTGCTCTTTCGGGAGCTGTCCATGTTTCCCGGTGCCAAACACTGCAAAAGACAAATATCTTAAGGGCTTTTAGCACGACGTCCTGCCTCACTGAAG CTCTCAGATTTACAGACAAACATGAATGGGTACGAGTAGAAGGGAGTATTGGTACAGTCGGCATCAGCAATTATGCTCAG GAAGCACTAGGTGATGTGGTATACTGTGGACTACCAGAGGTTGGAACCAAGCTTCAACCGATGG ATGAATTTGGTGCATTAGAAAGTGTAAAAGCTGCCAGTGAGTTATATTCTCCATTAAGCGGAGACGTAGTAGAAATTAACACAGAACTGACCGAGAACCCCAACCTTGTCAATTCATCCTGCTACGATCGTG gcTGGTTGATTAAGATGACCATAGAAAACCCTGGAGAACTTGAAGCTCTTATGGATGAAACTGCATATGAAAAATATGTCAAGTCACTTGAGTAA
- the rps15 gene encoding 40S ribosomal protein S15, with the protein MADAEQKKKRTFRKFTYRGVDLDQLLDMSYEQLMQLYGARQRRRLNRGLRRKQQSLLKRLRKAKKEAPPMEKPEVVKTHLRDMVILPEMVGSMVGVYNGKTFNQVEIKPEMIGHYLGEFSITYKPVKHGRPGIGATHSSRFIPLK; encoded by the exons ATG GCGGACGCTGAGCAGAAAAAGAAGCGTACTTTCAGGAAGTTCACCTACAGAGGAGTGGACCTGGACCAGCTCCTGGATATGTCCTA TGAGCAGCTCATGCAGCTGTATGGTGCTCGCCAGAGGAGGAGACTGAACCGTGGCCTGAGGAGGAAGCAGCAGTCACTGCTTAAGCGTCTGCGCAAAGCCAAAAAGGAGGCGCCTCCTATGGAAAAGCCTGAGGTTGTGAAGACCCATCTGCGGGACATGGTCATCCTGCCAGAGATGGTTGGCTCCATGGTCGGCGTGTACAACGGCAAGACCTTCAACCAGGTTGAAATTAAG CCTGAGATGATTGGTCACTACCTTGGGGAGTTCTCCATCACATACAAGCCTGTTAAGCACGGTCGTCCTGGTATTGGTGCCACCCACTCATCCCGCTTTATTCCTCTGAAGtaa